In the Osmerus eperlanus chromosome 27, fOsmEpe2.1, whole genome shotgun sequence genome, one interval contains:
- the fabp6 gene encoding gastrotropin, protein MAFAGKWETESQVGYDEFCKLLGIPDDVIEKGRDYKLVTEVTQSGNDFSWTQVYPTNAKVCNKFTIGQECNMETIGGKKFKATVTMEGAKLCVQFPNYHHTSEISGGKLVETSTAGSVTLKRTSKKI, encoded by the exons ATGGCCTTCGCAGGCAAATGGGAAACTGAATCCCAGGTGGGATACGACGAGTTCTGCAAGCTGCTTG GCATCCCTGATGACGTCATTGAGAAGGGGCGTGATTACAAGCTGGTCACGGAGGTGACACAGAGTGGCAACGACTTCTCCTGGACGCAGGTGTACCCTACCAACGCCAAGGTCTGCAACAAGTTTACCATCGGCCAGGAATGCAACATGGAGACCATTGGAGGGAAGAAGTTCAAG gcCACGGTCACAATGGAAGGGGCCAAGCTTTGTGTCCAGTTCCCCAACTACCACCACACGTCTGAGATCAGCGGAGGAAAGCTGGTGGAG ACCTCCACTGCTGGCTCTGTGACTCTGAAGAGAACCAGTAAGAAGATCTAG